A genomic segment from Chitinophaga niabensis encodes:
- a CDS encoding cellulase family glycosylhydrolase codes for MKTHLSFKLLLALCLLSVTHILKAQTPVAQNGQLQVIGLKLCNQYGNPIQLRGMSTHGIQWYGWGSCLTEASLDALAYDWGADILRISLYVQEGGYDTDPAGFTAQVSRLIDEATERGMYALVDWHQLTPGDPNANLAKAKTFFTAIANQHKNKNNIIYDVCNEPNGVTWARIKTYADQIIPVIRAIDSDAVILVGTHAWGSMGISDGRSAQDIVSNPLSFTNIMYTFHFYAKSHGSVYLNELNWASDRLPVFVTEFGSQEASGDGPNDFTMTQQYIDLMRTKKISWTNWNYSDDNRSGAVWLSGTCSAGPWTTARLKPAGTWIRQRMLSPADDFPGGSTPPVCSPAAASADDGNVPANVLDNNLSTRWSASGDGQWIQFCLNNIVTVTGVKIAFYNGNTRSSNFDIQVSTNGTSWTNVATGLSSSGTSTALETFNFTAASAKWVRIVGHGNSVNAWNSYTEVQVVQQTSPPCVPASASTDDGNVPANVLDNDLNTRWSASGNPQWIQLCLSATQTVSGVQIAFYNGNARSSNFDIQVSTNGTSFTNVATGLNSSGTSTALETFNFSPVSAKYVRIVGHGNSVNAWNSYTEIKVLNGSSFVSRVGKTEEESSEALNVTPNPFTQQATVSFDLKAAGQTKLAVYDINGKVVAVLVNGNLPAGKHTIPFKCAETPAGSYILQLQHDGKSVSRKLQKL; via the coding sequence ATGAAAACACATTTATCCTTTAAACTATTGCTGGCATTGTGCCTGTTATCTGTTACCCATATCCTGAAGGCACAAACACCTGTTGCGCAGAACGGACAGTTGCAGGTGATCGGTCTGAAATTATGTAACCAGTATGGCAACCCTATCCAATTGCGTGGTATGAGCACGCACGGCATCCAATGGTATGGATGGGGGAGTTGTTTAACAGAAGCTTCGCTGGATGCCCTGGCATATGATTGGGGTGCTGATATCCTGCGTATTTCCCTCTATGTGCAGGAAGGTGGTTATGATACTGATCCTGCAGGTTTCACCGCGCAGGTAAGCCGTTTGATAGACGAAGCTACAGAGCGGGGCATGTATGCGCTGGTTGACTGGCACCAGCTAACACCCGGCGATCCCAATGCCAACCTTGCCAAAGCGAAAACTTTCTTCACCGCTATTGCCAATCAGCATAAGAACAAGAACAACATCATTTACGATGTATGTAATGAGCCAAACGGGGTTACCTGGGCAAGGATCAAAACCTATGCAGATCAGATCATTCCTGTGATCCGTGCGATCGACAGCGATGCGGTGATCCTGGTGGGTACACATGCATGGGGTTCTATGGGTATTTCAGACGGGCGTTCCGCACAGGATATTGTGAGCAACCCTTTGAGCTTTACCAATATCATGTACACTTTTCACTTCTATGCAAAGTCTCATGGCAGTGTATACTTAAATGAACTGAATTGGGCATCGGACCGCCTGCCGGTGTTTGTAACGGAGTTTGGTTCACAGGAGGCCAGTGGTGACGGACCAAATGATTTCACAATGACACAGCAGTACATTGACCTGATGCGTACCAAGAAGATCAGCTGGACTAACTGGAACTATTCTGACGATAACCGTTCCGGTGCGGTATGGCTTAGCGGAACCTGCTCTGCCGGCCCATGGACCACAGCCCGCCTGAAACCTGCAGGCACCTGGATCCGCCAGCGCATGTTAAGCCCCGCAGATGATTTTCCCGGTGGCAGTACTCCTCCTGTTTGTTCGCCGGCAGCAGCCAGTGCAGATGATGGCAATGTACCTGCGAACGTGCTGGATAATAACCTTAGTACCCGCTGGTCTGCCAGTGGAGACGGGCAATGGATCCAATTCTGTTTGAACAATATTGTAACAGTAACGGGCGTAAAGATCGCGTTCTATAATGGCAATACGCGTAGTTCAAATTTTGATATCCAGGTTTCAACCAACGGTACTTCCTGGACGAATGTGGCTACCGGTTTGAGCAGCAGCGGTACATCCACGGCATTGGAAACCTTTAATTTTACTGCGGCATCTGCTAAGTGGGTGCGCATTGTAGGGCATGGTAACAGCGTAAATGCCTGGAACAGTTATACGGAAGTACAGGTGGTGCAGCAAACTTCGCCTCCCTGTGTGCCAGCCTCTGCCAGTACAGACGATGGTAATGTACCCGCCAATGTATTGGACAATGATCTCAACACCCGCTGGTCTGCTTCCGGTAACCCGCAATGGATCCAGCTTTGCCTGAGTGCTACGCAAACAGTGTCCGGTGTGCAGATCGCTTTTTATAATGGTAATGCGCGCAGTTCTAATTTTGATATCCAGGTTTCAACGAATGGCACTTCTTTCACGAATGTAGCTACAGGCCTGAACAGTAGTGGTACTTCCACAGCACTGGAAACATTTAACTTCTCCCCGGTGTCTGCCAAATATGTGCGTATTGTAGGGCATGGTAATAGTGTGAATGCCTGGAACAGTTATACGGAGATCAAGGTATTGAATGGAAGCAGTTTTGTTTCGCGTGTGGGTAAAACAGAGGAAGAAAGTTCCGAAGCGTTAAATGTTACACCTAATCCATTCACGCAGCAAGCCACGGTGAGCTTTGACCTGAAAGCTGCGGGTCAGACAAAGCTGGCAGTATATGATATCAATGGTAAGGTGGT